A single genomic interval of Aedes aegypti strain LVP_AGWG chromosome 1, AaegL5.0 Primary Assembly, whole genome shotgun sequence harbors:
- the LOC5577396 gene encoding protein fork head codes for MQKLYPETSINNTSMAGGNMSPMPSTYSMNSMGMTVGGMTSVSPQGGSFGAGVLGNPGMSGMGAAMNTMSSQCLSSAPIGYGSMGSPIPNMGSCMGGNGMSSMAAMSGYSSVAGSREVLGDPGSPNSAALQRVRTEKPTAAFRRNYTHAKPPYSYISLISMAIKNNPHQMLTLAEIYQFIMDLFPFYRQNQQRWQNSIRHSLSFNDCFVKVPRTPDKPGKGSFWTLHPDSGNMFENGCYLRRQKRFKDEKKEIIRSMHKSPAHSMDATSPDKKDHHDDHHHHHRDHKVTVDTHGMLNSSHGKDTDALAMLHATADLCLAQQSHSQHGPHHQQLQQEELSAMVNRCHPSLLSDYHSMHLKQEPPGYTPSSHPFSITRLLPTESKADIKMYDMSQYAGYNGLSPLQNSHAAAAALGQDSYYHQSLGYHHASAGTTSL; via the coding sequence ATGCAAAAACTCTATCCGGAAACATCGATCAACAATACCAGTATGGCCGGCGGGAATATGAGCCCCATGCCGTCGACGTACAGTATGAACAGTATGGGTATGACGGTCGGCGGAATGACCTCGGTTTCACCACAgggtggatcatttggcgccgGAGTACTTGGAAACCCTGGAATGAGCGGGATGGGTGCCGCTATGAACACCATGTCCAGTCAATGCCTTTCGTCGGCTCCGATTGGATACGGCTCGATGGGATCGCCAATTCCCAACATGGGCTCCTGCATGGGAGGCAACGGTATGAGTTCGATGGCTGCTATGTCCGGTTACTCAAGTGTAGCTGGTAGCCGAGAAGTACTTGGTGATCCTGGATCTCCAAATTCAGCAGCTCTGCAGCGAGTGAGAACAGAAAAACCTACGGCGGCTTTCCGACGGAATTACACACACGCTAAACCGCCATACTCGTACATCTCCCTCATATCAATGGCCATTAAGAACAACCCGCATCAAATGCTCACTCTAGCTGAGATATACCAGTTCATCATGGATCTGTTTCCGTTTTACCGACAGAATCAGCAACGGTGGCAAAATTCCATCCGACACTCGCTTAGCTTTAACGACTGCTTTGTCAAAGTGCCCCGAACTCCGGATAAACCCGGCAAAGGTTCCTTCTGGACTTTGCATCCCGACTCGGGTAACATGTTTGAAAACGGGTGCTACCTTCGACGGCAGAAACGCTTCAAAGATGAGAAGAAAGAGATTATTCGTTCGATGCACAAGAGTCCAGCTCACAGTATGGATGCAACGAGTCCGGATAAAAAAGACCATCATGATgaccaccatcatcatcatcgggaCCACAAAGTAACTGTCGATACCCACGGAATGCTGAATTCATCTCATGGTAAGGACACCGATGCACTAGCCATGTTGCACGCAACCGCTGACCTTTGTCTAGCGCAGCAGTCGCATTCCCAACACGGACCCCATCACCAGCAGCTTCAGCAAGAGGAATTGTCTGCCATGGTAAACCGATGCCATCCCTCGCTGCTCAGCGATTACCACTCGATGCACCTCAAGCAGGAACCGCCCGGCTATACGCCCTCTAGTCATCCGTTCTCCATCACCCGGTTACTACCGACGGAGTCCAAGGCCGACATCAAGATGTACGATATGAGCCAATACGCCGGCTACAACGGCCTTAGTCCTCTACAGAACTCGCATGCAGCGGCGGCCGCCCTAGGACAGGACTCCTACTACCACCAGAGTCTCGGTTACCACCACGCATCGGCCGGAACCACCAGCTTGTGA